In Deltaproteobacteria bacterium, a single window of DNA contains:
- a CDS encoding M20 family metallopeptidase: MTDPLIQLKDQVCAAVDGERDRLIELSRRIHAHPELCFAEHQASTWLADYLEHVGYQVERGACELPTAFIARIGSGAPRVGVLCEYDALPGIGHGCGHNIIATAGAGAGAALGRVVERTGGSVVIFGTPAEEGGGGKIVMARRGAFADIDAAMMVHPAGADLPAMHVLAVATIVVTYHGKAAHAAAFPHRGINALDALITAYNTIAQLRQHIRETERIHGIITDGGQAPNIVPDHAAGLFYIRAATEGRLEKLKTRVLGCFRAGAEATGARLEYHWEGEQYSDMDSNQPLADAYTANLQRLGRTMLDMRNVPAAVSGSTDMGNLSKLVPSIHPMIASAPATVPLHSTEFAECAASPSGDQAVVDGAKALAMTALDVLCRPEFRAEIRAAFEGGDR, encoded by the coding sequence GTGACCGATCCGTTGATCCAACTCAAAGACCAGGTCTGCGCCGCAGTCGACGGCGAGCGTGACCGCTTGATCGAGCTGAGCCGTCGCATTCACGCCCATCCCGAGCTGTGCTTCGCGGAACATCAGGCCAGTACCTGGCTGGCCGACTACCTCGAGCATGTCGGCTATCAGGTTGAGCGCGGTGCGTGCGAGTTGCCGACGGCATTCATCGCGCGCATCGGCAGCGGGGCGCCGCGCGTCGGCGTGTTGTGCGAGTACGACGCGCTCCCCGGTATCGGCCACGGCTGCGGGCACAACATCATCGCCACCGCCGGCGCGGGCGCGGGCGCCGCGCTCGGGCGCGTGGTTGAACGGACCGGTGGCAGCGTCGTGATCTTCGGCACACCGGCCGAAGAAGGCGGGGGCGGCAAGATCGTGATGGCTCGCCGCGGCGCCTTCGCCGACATCGATGCCGCAATGATGGTCCATCCCGCCGGTGCCGACCTGCCCGCGATGCATGTGCTCGCGGTGGCGACCATCGTGGTCACCTACCACGGCAAAGCAGCGCACGCCGCCGCATTTCCACATCGCGGCATCAACGCGCTCGACGCGCTGATCACCGCCTACAACACCATCGCTCAGCTTCGCCAACACATCCGCGAGACCGAACGCATTCACGGCATCATCACCGATGGCGGTCAAGCGCCGAACATCGTCCCCGACCACGCCGCCGGGCTGTTCTACATTCGCGCCGCCACCGAGGGCCGCCTGGAGAAACTCAAGACGCGCGTCCTCGGCTGCTTCCGCGCTGGCGCCGAAGCCACCGGCGCCCGGCTCGAGTATCACTGGGAAGGTGAGCAGTACTCCGACATGGACAGCAATCAGCCGCTGGCCGACGCGTACACCGCCAACCTGCAACGGCTCGGCCGCACGATGCTCGACATGCGCAATGTCCCGGCCGCCGTGTCCGGTAGCACCGACATGGGCAACCTCAGCAAACTAGTGCCCTCGATTCACCCGATGATCGCGTCCGCACCGGCGACCGTGCCCCTGCACTCGACCGAGTTCGCCGAGTGTGCCGCCTCGCCCAGCGGCGATCAGGCCGTGGTCGATGGCGCCAAGGCGCTGGCGATGACCGCGCTCGACGTGTTGTGCCGTCCGGAATTCCGCGCCGAAATCCGTGCCGCGTTTGAAGGAGGCGATCGATAG